In one Bactrocera neohumeralis isolate Rockhampton unplaced genomic scaffold, APGP_CSIRO_Bneo_wtdbg2-racon-allhic-juicebox.fasta_v2 ctg1984, whole genome shotgun sequence genomic region, the following are encoded:
- the LOC126766655 gene encoding nascent polypeptide-associated complex subunit alpha, muscle-specific form-like — MDLDAFLDKRDKKAKKKKAQRLQELMQKFLLSNLKAWDAPTLCQQHPKVKPPLPPPPTTTTATTARPHSVSSPPPPPPRARRSPPGLSRVHAGATGHLDGKGHASAFSTENLPSLDDAFAANETKKASAATSPKEAAPASTGKYVPPSRGSAGAYKPPSGPSSGAYKPPSGPSSGAYRPPEKKATETEQPKQDAEEKKENDAGAVAAPPLRRWRIQTPSGPSSGAYKPPSGSSSGAYRPPEKKATETEQPKQDAEEKKENDAGAAAVPASTGKYVPPSRGSAGAYKPPSGLLREPTSHRASTEQQHLT; from the exons ATGGATCTTGACGCGTTTCTGGACAAAAGGGACAAGAAGGCCAAGAAGAAGAAGGCCCAGCGCCTGCAGGAATTGATGCAAAAGTTTCTTCTCTCGAATTTGAAGGCCTGGGACGCACCGACGCTCTGCCAGCAGCACCCGAAGGTGAAGCCGCCACTGCCACCGCCACCAAcgacgacaacagcaacaacagcaaga CCCCACTCTGTTTCCTCGCccccgccgccgccgccacggGCGAGGCGAAGCCCACCAGGTTTGTCGCGCGTGCACGCCGGCGCGACGGGTCACCTCGATGGAAAGGGCCACGCCTCGGCCTTCAGCACAGAGAACCTGCCTTCGCTCGATGACGCTTTTGCAGCCAACGAGACAAAGAAAGCCTCCGCAGCGACCTCGCCGAAGGAGGCTGCGCCCGCCTCTACGGGCAAGTACGTCCCTCCCTCCCGCGGTAGCGCTGGCGCATACAAACCTCCCAGTGGTCCTTCTTCGGGAGCCTACAAGCCACCAAGTGGTCCATCGTCTGGCGCGTATCGTCCACCCGAAAAGAAAGCCACCGAGACTGAGCAACCTAAGCAAGATGCCGAAGAGAAGAAGGAAAATGATGCTGGCGCCGTCGCGGCCCCACCTCTACGG CGCTGGCGCATACAAACCCCCAGCGGTCCTTCTTCGGGAGCCTACAAGCCACCAAGTGGTTCATCGTCTGGCGCGTATCGTCCACCCGAAAAGAAAGCCACCGAGACTGAGCAGCCTAAGCAAGATGCCGAAGAGAAGAAGGAAAATGATGCTGGCGCCGCCGCGGTCCCCGCCTCTACGGGCAAATACGTCCCTCCCTCCCGCGGCAGCGCTGGCGCATACAAACCCCCCAGTGGACTACTTCGGGAGCC